ATGCTCAATATATTAGTGAACCAATACAAATTTACTAAATTTATTAGTAAAACAATGCCGTCATTTAAAAGTTCTGAACAATTTGAAAAAATTCCTGTTCTATTGATATCAAATGACTTAGCTACATGTTAGAATTTAGAAGAGAAGGTATTTATTGTCCACAAGGTAAGTTTTACATTGACCCTTGGTTACCTGTAGATAATGCAATTATTACTCATGCTCATTCTGATCATGCAAGAATTGGGATGAAAAAATACCTATGCCATCCATTAACAGAACCAATTCTAAGACTAAGACTAGGATCTGATATTAAGGTCCAAACATTGAATTACAATCAGGAGATTTTAATGAATGGCATAAAAGTGTCTTTGCATCCCGCAGGACATATTATTGGGTCTGCGCAAGTTAGAATGGAATATAAAGGCAAAATTACTGTAGCTTCTGGTGATTACAAGGTACAAGCAGATGGAATAAGTACACCATTTGAGCCCGTTCGTTGTCATGAATTTATAACCGAAAGTACATTTGGTTTACCAATTTACAATTGGCTTTCGGTAGAACAAATGAATCAGAACCTTTCTGACTGGGTATTAAACAATCAGAGCAATGGAATTACTTCAATATTAGTTGGTTATGCATTGGGAAAAGCGCAGAGAATTATGAAAGCTGTAGAGGGTGTTGGGAAAATATATGTCCATTATGCTATTGAAAGGATCAATAAAGCATTTATTGATTCTGGCATTTATTTACCTGATTACGAAACCATAGATTTTTCGAATAAGCCTAAAGATCTATCAAACTCTATAATTATTGTGCCCCCCTCCCTATTTGGGTCAAATATGTTGAAAGGAATTCCCAAATCATATACAGCTATTTGTTCTGGATGGATGCAGGTACGCGGAGCAAGACGATGGAGATCGGCCGATGCTGGTTTTGCAATAAGTGACCATGCAGACTGGCAAGGACTTCTTACCGCAATAAAAGAAACGAATGCAGAAAAAGTATTTGTGACACATGGATTTAAGTCAGAATTCACAAGGTATTTGAATGAAATGGGTACCGAAGCGTTTGAGATTACAACAGAGTTTGGCTCCAATGAGGAAATTGATGAAACAATAATTAAAGAATAGGTATGAAGGTATTGGCAAAACTTATCAATGCATTGGATAGCACTAACAAAACTGGAAGTAAGATCATTGCTATTGAAGATTTTTTGGAAGAATCTACCGAACTTGATAAATATTGGTTTTTACGTCTATTTACAGGAAAAAGACCCCGAAGATCCGTTAAGACTTCATTTATGCGCCAATGGGCAACACAGATTTCGGAAGTTCCAGATTGGCTATTTCAAGAAAGTTATCTTGCCGTTGGAGATTTAGCCGAAACAATATCTTTAATTATCCCTCCAGCAACCAAAACCATAGATAAATCGTTGGATGAATGGATGAACGAGATTATTTCTTTGCCAACTAAATCTGAGAATGAAGTCAAATCATATATTATTGACGCTTGGGATCACTTAGATCAGACTGAACGATTTGTATTCAATAAACTTTTGGGAAGTAGTTTTAGGATAGGTGTTTCTTCAAAATCCTTAATCAATGCATTTGCAAAATATTATAAGGTAGATGCTAACCTAGTTGCCCATAGCCTCATGTCTGACTGGTATCCTGAAAAAATGAAATTCGAGGATTTTATTAAAGGTGACCATATCAACATCAATTTATCTGCTCCTTTTCCATTTTGTTTGGCAAATCCATTAACTGATGATCTTGAAAATCTTGGAAAACCCGACGATTGGCAAATTGAATATAAATGGGATGGAATCCGTGGTCAGATCATTCACAGAGAAAACGAAACCTTTATTTGGTCTCGTGGCGAGGAAATGGTCAATGAGCAATTCCCAGAATTAATGAATCAATTTGACACATTAAATGCAGATTTTGTGATCGATGGGGAAATTGTCCCTTATGATGAATTAGGAGTAATGAACTTCAACCAATTGCAGAGAAGATTAAACCGTAAAAACATCGGCAAAAAGTTGATGGAAGAAGTTCCCATTAAATTTATAGCATTTGATTTATTGGAAATCGACCGTGAAGATATCCGTCATCTCCCCTTATCTCAACGCAGGGAAAGATTGTCACAGCTTCTTCAAGCTATTGATTCTCCCAATTTTATTATATCTAAAGAAATAAAGGTCAAAGATTGGGAAGAATTAAAGGATATTCGTGAAAATTCAGGAACCATCAACGCCGAAGGTCTTATGCTTAAGGCTAAAGATTCAGAGTATCAGGTCGGTCGCAAAAAAGGTTACTGGTGGAAATGGAAAGTCGACCCCATGACCATAGATGCTGTATTGATTTATGCCCAACGTGGAAGCGGCAGACGCAGTGGCCATTATACAGACTATACCTTTGCTGTAAAAGATGGTGATAAATTGGTAACTATTGCCAAAGCTTACTCCGGACTCAGCAATGTTGAGATTGCTGAGGTAAGTAAGTTCGTTAGAGCTAATTCCTTGGAAAAATTTGGACCCGTTAGAACTGTAAAACCAGAATTGGTTTTCGAAATTGCTTTTGAAGGAATTGCATTGAGTAACAGACACAAATCTGGTGTAGCTTTGAGATTTCCTCGGATTTTAAGATGGCGGAAAGATAAATTACCCCATGAAATTGATGATATTGAAGAAATCAAGAAAATGATAAAATCATAAATCATTCTATAAAAAAGAAGACCTAATTGCTTAGGTCTTCTTTTGCTATATTATGAAGGGACTTTTCTAGGATTTTCTCTTTCCCATACCCTATGTTTTTTAAGTGCATTAACAAATGCATCTGTCCAATTTGGATCTGACTCAAATATTACACCTTGATCTTTTTCTATAAAAGATTTTGCTGCTAATTGCTCTGCTCCTTTGGCAAATGCAATTGCTTTACAGTGACGATAACCTTCATTAATAAATTGAAGATAATCTGGATTTTGAGCCAACTTGGCTACAGAATCGCCATCAGGAGTATAAAAACCATCAAAACAAACCGAAACATCGGTCAGATAACTATGCTGTATTGGTTCTTCCCCACCTTCCTTATATTTCAAATTACCTACATGCGAAGAAATCAGCACTGCCATAGCACCATCTTTCTCAAGTCTTTTTTTCATTCTATCTACTGATGCTTTACTCACACCATCATCCACCAAAAATGCAATTTTCCGGCTACGAATATTACCCTCATCACCCTTAACCTTCATACTCAAGAATTCAGACTTTTCGACCTCAGGTTTATTAGGCTTTATTGGATAATTTGGGTGATTTTGCCTTGCAAATTGTAAAGTAAGCGGATCTAGAGATTTCATTGGTGTCAATCCTAAGTTTTTCCCAATAGCTTTTGCCAATTTTGGGTCCACTTGATTTAATATTGCCAATTCACGCTTTCTAATGTCTTCATTATTAACTTTCGAAAGCTCAAAACTAAAAGCATTGATTACATGGTTTTGCTCCTCAGGACTTAAAGAATTAAAAAATAATCTAGCTTGAGTAAAGTGATCTGCAAATGAACTTGACCTTGCTCTCACTTTTTTACCATCAACCTGTTGTTTCCCTGTTTGATAACCTGTCTCCCCTTTCAACATGGCTTGGAATGGACAACCATTTCCTTGGCTATTCGGAAAATAACTAGTATTGCCCTTTAAGATATCCATTCTTGCAAACCCATCTTTTTGATTGTTGTGTTTGCCATTTATCGGCCTATTGATCGGTAATTCATGGAAATTTGGACCACCTAATCTATAATTTTGTGTATCCATGTATGAGAATATTCTCCCTTGAAGTAGTGGGTCATCAGAAAAATCAATACCCGGTACTACTCTACCTGGATCGAATGCAGCTTGTTCTGTTTCTGCGAAGAAATTCTCTGGATTACGGTTCAACGTCATCGTACCTATAATCTTAACCGGAACAAGTTCTTCAGGGATAATTTTGGTAGGGTCTAGAATATCAAAAGAGAATTTCATTTCATCTTCTTCAGGAATTAATTGAACCCCCAAATCCCATTGTGGGAATTCACCGTTTTCAATCGCTTCCCATAAGTCCCTTCTATGAAAGTCAGCATCAAATCCTGAGATTTTCTGAGCTTCATTCCATGCTACAGAGTGTACCCCCAATCTAGGTTTCCAATGAAATTTAACAAATGTAGATTTTCCCTCAGCATTTAAAAATTTAAAGGTATGTACGCCAAAACCCTCCATCATTCTTAAGCTTCTAGGAATTGCGCGGTCTGACATCACCCAAAGCGACATATGTGCAGCTTCTGGCATTAAAGAAATAAAGTCCCAAAAAGTATCGTGAGCAGAAGCAGCTTGAGGAATTTCATTGTTAGGCTCAGGCTTAACAGCATGGATAACATCGGGGAAATTCATGGCATCCTGGATAAAGAAAACAGGAATATTATTACCTACAAAATCATAGTTACCTTCTTCTGTGTAAAATTTCACTGAAAATCCACGAACGTCTCTAGCTAAATCTGTTGAACCTTTAAAACCGGCAACTGTTGAAAAGCGGGCGAATACAGGAGTCGTTGTACCTTTTTTAAGGAATGCAGCTGAGGTATATTCAGAAATATCAGCTGTTGCCTCAAAAACTCCATGAGCCCCTGAACCTCTTGCATGAACCACACGTTCTGGAATTCTCTCCCTATCAAAATGCATTAACTTGTCAAAGAATATTTGATCCTGCTGTAATGATGGACCTCGGTCACCTACTTTGAGCGTGTTGTTGTTATCATAAACAGGAACTCCATCATTGGTGGTCATTACCTTGTTCATATTATCGACAACATGCTTGTCAATATGGGGTGCATAAGGTTTTTTTCCTTTTTTCATAGCGTGAATTTTATGGTTTTTAGTTATCCTTTTATTTTAATAAGCATGGAGTATGCTTTCATTTCTTGAACAAAAAAATTGAATAAATGTTCTGACAATTTTTAACTAAACAATTGTGATCTTTTAAGTGTTGAATTAAAAAGAACATATTATGGCAGAGAAAATAATTAGAGATCAAGAAGCTCATGACAAATTAAAATCCATAGTTGATCAAATTGACATCGGTACAATTTGCACTTTCAATCCACATTCTTCTTACCCTCATGGTGTCCCTATGAGCAGACAAGAAGTAAATGAAGAAGGAAATATATGGTATATCTGTTCTGCAGAAAGTGAAACACACAAAAACCTAGAAAAGAATGATAAAATTTCAGTCTTTTATGCCGATCCTAAAAACTATACTTTTTTAAGCATTAATGGTACTGCAACACTAAGTAGAGATCAAGCAAGAATTGATAGATATTGGAGTAAGATGATGGAAGGTTGGTTTGAAAAAGGAAAAGAAGATCCAAATATTAAATTATTAAAGGTAATTCCGGATGAAGCTCATTATTGGGACTCCGGTTCAAATAAAATTGCCACTTTATTTGGTATGTTGAAAAATGCTATTACAGGAAGTAACGAAGATATTGGTGAAGAAGGAGAATTAAAACTCTAAATCATCAAAAATTAAAGCCAGAAAGAAAATCCTTTCTGGCTTTTAAATTTTCGATATAATTACAGAACTATTGTTTCGTCCACACTAACCTATTTAAATCATACCCAGCATCTTTAGCAATTTTCATGAATTTCTCTTTCACAGATTCTGGCATTGTCTTATTTCTGGAAAGCATCCAAATATAATCTGTGTTTTCACCAAAAACAAGAACATTCTCATAGGCTGGATCCATCGCAACAACATTATATCCCGAATAAAATGGTCCGAAAAAGGATACTTTTAAAGCTCCCTTATTTTCGTCACCAATAAATTTTGCCTTTCCTTCAGATTCTTTCCATTCCGATTTAACTGTATCAAAACCACGGTTCAATACATTGACTGAACCATCCTCATTTAAAGTATATTCTGCTGTCACTTGATCCATGTCTTTCTCATGTTTGAAATCAAACCTTGCGATTTCATACCATTTACCAGCATAAGATTTGATATCGAAATTGTCAACAACCTTTACTCCTGAAGGAACTTTAACAGACTTACAAGCCTGGAAAATAAATGGAGACAATAGAATCATCGATCCTAATGCTATTTTAATGTATTTTGAATATTTCATACTATTGTTTATTCTAGAACAATTGTTATATTTTTTTGTTCAGCGTATGTCATTGAATTCCTATAAATCAATGATTAAATCAATTTAAACCGTTAAAAAATTATTAAGAAAAATTTGTCATTGAAATAATACTAATTGTAAATATGTTTTAACAGCTTTATTAAAAATATTCTTCTTACTTTGCATGAATTTGAAAATTTTTAAGCCGTTTTAAAAATATTTTCAATGCACTAACAGAACAACAAAAATGGAAAAGATAAAATGTGAGGACGAAAAGATCCAATTTCTTGGTAAGATTCAAGATTTGGGATTTATCATCTTCTTAAATCAAACAGGCATAATAGAAGCTGTTAGTGACAACATCTCAAATTATTTATCAAACCATTCTCCACAAACACTAATTGGTAAGCCCATTTTAGAAACATATTTTGGCAATTTTGAAGAAAAGGATTTTATAAAAAATGCTATCGAAGAGTTCAAAAGCAGCAATGATTTCAAAAGGATTACAAAGTTATTAGAAATTGAGGAGCAGCCTTTTTACTTAAGTATATCTTATTCTACAGATACCATGTATCTTGAATTTGAAAAATGCATAAATAATGACAGTAGCAAAACCAATATAATCAACAACAAATTGATTGAACTGCAAAATGCAGAACAAGATGTTTGGAAAGTATTATCAGAAATACTGTCTCAGAATTTAGAAGTAGATAGAGTTATGATCTATCAATTCAATGAAGACAGCAGTGGAATTGTTATTGCAGAAACATTGAACAGACCAAACTTAGATTCTTATTTAGGTTTAAATTATCCTGAATTTGACATACCAAAACAAGCTAGGGAACTTTATAAAACAAAACATTGCAGATTTATTGCAGATACCGACTCAGAAGGCTCTACAGTTGTAACTCTTGACAACCAAGAAGCTAATCTCCAGGAAATATCCATTAGAAGATTGTCACCCATTCACTTGCAATATCTTAAAAATGCAGGCTTTCGATCCAGCATAAGTTTTTCGATTATTATAAAAGGTGAACTTTGGGGTTTGGTATGCTGTCAGCATGAAGAACCAAAACATATCGATTTAAGTATCAGAAACTTTTCTTTGATGGCTACAAATTTTGCAGCCAATAAATTCCAGCAATTGGAAGATATCGAAAGAATGGCTTATCTCGAAGAAGTTCAAGAATTAGAACTCCTTTTAAAAGAAAAAGTATTGCTGAAATCCAATATTTTCCATGAACTAAAGGATTTTTCAAAAACTCTACTTCATATGTTAGAAGCAGATGGTATAGCCATCGGGTTTGAAGATTCTATTTTTTTAGAAGGTATACATCCTGAAAAAGAATCTTTGAGGTCGCAATTACCAAAATTGACTGAATTAGCCAAAGACCATATATATAGCACTAATGCTCTTTCAAATCACCTTCAACTCTATGAAGATTTTGGGAGATCAATTGCCGGACTATCATTTGCAGAAATAGATAGTAAAAAGGATTTTTTTATAATCTGGTTTAGAAAAGAAATTCTTCTTGACAGAGAATGGGCTGGAAAACCTGAAAAATATTATGAAGAAGACAAATTAACAGGAGTTGTAAAACCTTCCCCCCGCACTTCATTTAATGTTTGGCGTGAGCAAGTAAAGGGAACTTCAAAAAAATGGAGCTCTAAACAAATGCACTTTATCACTAGAATCAGGGAACTTTTAAGAGATTCTATGTTGAACAAGGCAGCAGAAATCGATTCTTTGAATACTCAACTCATTGAAATGAACAATGCTTTGGATACCTATGCATATACCATAAGTCATGACCTCAAAAATCCACTTTCTGCCATAAAAGTCTCGACTGAATTTCTTCAGTATCGACAAGATGTGAAGCCGGAGCTGTTGAAGAAAATGAGTTCTAATATTTTGGATTCTGTTCATATTATTTTAAATATGTTAGATAAGATCCACCAATTCTCAAAAGCAAGTTCTTTCAATTTTGAAAAAGAAATAGTTGAGACAGAAAATTTTGTCGATGAAATTATAGAAATGAGCAAACATCGGTTTGGCTCAAATAATGTAGAAGTAATTGTAAACAACCTGCTCCCTGTTCAAGGTGAAAAAACCTTGTTATACCAACTTTTCCTGAATATTATCGGAAATGCGATTAAGTATTCTTCAAAAGCAACATCCGCCAAGGTGATAATAGATTCATTCCGCACTGATAATGGAATTATTTATACCATCAGTGACAATGGAATTGGCATGGAAGAAGATGAGCTTGCATCCATCTATGAGATGTTTAAAAGGATGTCCAATTCTTCAGGATATGAAGGTTCTGGTATTGGTATGTCGATTGTAAAAAGAATAGCTGATAAATTGGGTATAGATATATCTATTAAAAGCAAACTTAATGAAGGTACAACGGTTAAACTGATGTTCCCAGCATAAAAAATGAGGGTAAAATTGAACTGATAAACCTGAAATTTTCCATAATCAAAATTTAAGCTTAATTATTTTATAATATCGAAAAATCTTTATTTGAAATTTTAATATAATATCCAAACTATTATATACTTTTACTTCTATTAACCGAAGTATGAAAAAAATTTATTATCTGATCCTATTGATTGGGCTCATTATGAGCTGCAATAAGGATTCGGACCCTGCCCTGAAAAAGAGGCTGTTTCCAAACCAATTAAATTAGAAGTATTAATCCCTGAGAACCACGGTTCTGCTGGTGTAAAATTTATTGGCAGAATTCTTCATTTAAATGATGAATCAATCAAAGAGCATGGGTTTCTAATCCAAGAAGCTTCTGGTTTTGGAAATAGTTCTACCATAGATCTAAAAATACCAGCAAAATCCCAAACAGGAAATAATTTCTTGATGGTCAATAAGCTTGACAAAGCAGGGATTAACTATGAAGTTAAATACTATGTCATCACCGACAAAAACAAATATCTTTCAGAGGCTGTCAAGTTTCCGTATGTACCAATCACGCTAACTCCTATCGAAGAACGGAATGTTCAACAAGGTGAAATTATAACGATTAAAGGAGATTTTTCAAAAATTGATAGTACTTATTATATTACTGGGCACGGTGAAAATTCTTCTATTACGGATAATTTCTACCTACAAATAAGTGCTGACAAAAAATCTCTAAACTTTAGAATTATTGATCGATATGGACATGGAGATGAACCATATTTTACATTATCGAATAATTTATCAATGCCTATTTATTTAGGTCGAGTTAATATTGTTTCCAAAATAGATCCATTAAGCAACTATGATTTTTATTTGAGAGATCGGATTACTTTCTCTGCTACAGGATTCAAATTCGATTCAAAAAAACCTTTATCAATTCTTGTAGGAAATAAAGCATTTAGTTATAAAACAAATTTTCAATCTGATGTCGAAGACCTAATTCGCGGACAAAAGGGAAACTCCTTTAAATTCGGATATTATAACGGAGCAGACACTGTTTATTTTCCAAAACCATTGACCTTAATCCCTCCTATTTCGAGTGACTACTATTTTAGGGAAACTTATGCCCATCCAAATGTAACCCTTTCAGTGAATGCATATGAACTTGGAAGAAAAATGGACTTTTTAGCATCTAACATAACATTGGGTGGGAAAGAAGCCTCTATTTACACGACCTGGAATGGAAGTGACAGACTAACTATAGGTGATGTTGAAGAAGGTTCTTATCCTGTAAAATTTGTTAACAATCATTTTAATTATACTAGCGCCGATAAGATCACAGTAAAAAAATTGCAGATTACCTCTTTTTCTCCGAGTGTAATTCATGATGGTGAGATGCTGACCATAACAGGGAATTTTATGAATGGAAGATCTTACCGGGTTTATAGTAATATTGGTAGATCTGACAGTCAACCAGCAGCTTCTGGTAAGATACAAGTCCTGCTCGACCATTCAATAGCATCAAAAATAAAAATCCAAAAAATAGGCTATTATGATGAAACCCTCGATAAAGAAACTTTGGTCGATGTAAACTACGAAACTGAATTCAGCCAACTAACATATACTCACTTTAGTCCATCAAAAGGTACCCTACGAACACCAATTAGGTTATACGGTGAAGGAATAGGTAGAGCTCAAATATTTTTCGATGGAAAATGGATGCCTTCTTACAATGGAGGAAAAGGCTGGACAGAAATCTCGCTTTATGGTACAATCCTACCCGGTAAATATAAAATCGCAGTTCTTTATCTCAACAAATGGTATACGGTTGATCAATTTTTTTGAAATCACTTATTAATTAAAGAAAATGGCTACCACAACAAATATCATAAAGAAGACATTATTATTTTGCTCAAGCATTATCGTGATTTTATTTAATTCGAATTGCTCGAAATCCGATTCAGCAAAACCTGATGTTGAGCAAGTTCAAGAGTATCAAATTAATACCTTGGGTTTCTCAGATATTACCAGTAATCAAGTAAAGTTAACGGGACAAATAAAGATCGCAGGTAATGAAACAGTATTAGATCATGGATTTATAATTCAAGAGGCTGGCACAGAAGCAAATAGTTCTTCTGAAATAAATATTAGCTTAGGGAAAACTAATCAAGTTGGAGAAATTTCAACAACTTTTAAATCTCCAAAATCTTTTGATCCAAATGTTTATTATACCTTTTATTTTTACGTAAGAACTGAAAAGAATTTTATTAAAGGCAATTTACATGAGTTTGCTTTAAATAGTTTAAGCATAATTCCTAATGAAAAGAGATTCTCTTACGGCAGAGATACGATTCATGTAAATGGAAATTTTGAAAACCTTGGAGATAAATTTCGAATTAGAGTAAGAGGAGCTTTCGAATTGTTCAGTCTACCATTCACCTTAAGTGCAGATAAAAAAGTGTTTTCCTTTGTGATTGGTGCAGGTCCTGAAGTCAGCAATTTCGATGAAATACAGATTAGCTTAGTTAGAAAAAATGAAAACCCAAAAAGTTATGTTCAGGATTTAGTTCAAATCACATATTTGGCAAAAGTTGTTTTTGAAAGAGCGTACCACGATTTTTTAACCCCATTGAAATTTAAAGTCGAAAATATAGCAGACTCATATTATGGGATTAAGAATTTATTTATCCTGATCAATGGTAAGAAAATCCCTTATAACAATAATTTATACTTAAGAGACCATCCAGAATTTGGTGGGAAAACCTTAAATATCGGTTATATGAATGGTAAAGATTCCGTGTACTTTTCAGAATCTTATAATTTGATTCAGCCATCAAGCGATGATCCAATTATTCCACATATCGATAGGGTGCACCCCAATACATTACTCAATTTCAATGCAAAGCAATTACATCATTTCTTTTGGGCATATGTGAGTGCAAAACTTGGAAATGAAGAAGTTGAAGCTAGGTTCGATTATCGAGAAAATCTTCTAGGAATTCATGTAGGGGATCTTCCCGAAGGTGAATATGATTTAACCGTTTACAATCAATTTCACTTTTATAACCATAAAAATAAAATCAAAGTTGAAAAGCTCAAAATAAGTACCAAAGGACCATATTCCACTTATATTGGGGATACTATCCAATTAAAAGGGAATTTTATTAAGGGATTAGAATATTTTGTAATAAATCAAGACAACGGCCTTATTAATTCAGCTGTTGGGGGAGAAAATGAGATAAAACTGGAAGTCATTTCAGGCTTTGAAGGCGTTACAGCATTTAAATTCATTTCAAGTGACGAATATTATAAAGAGTTAAAATCCAATGCAATCGCAATCCCATATAAATCTCTTGGTTATACTATAGACAAGTTCTACCCTACATCGGGAACAACTGGAGATGTATTAACAATTGAAGGCAAAGGAATAGGATGCGTTCCAGCAATATTGCTAGGTGGACACCAAAATAACACCAATAAAAATAAATAACCATAAGATTTCTTTTTCAATTCCAAGGTTACCTGGTAAGGAAAAATGAAAATCAGTATTTCATCTGTCCATAACTTTTACCAAAGCGATAATTATTTTGAATACCTATAATCCCCCTCAGAAAACTAATATTTTTCTCGCCTGCTTGCTATTTTTAATATTCCTAGGCTGCCAGAAAACAACTATTATCGACCCCAATTTAGAACCGGCCATTGCTCTTGAAACTGGAACTATAACTATTATTTCGCCTAACCAAATAAAAATGACAGGTGAAATTAAAAATATCAATAATGAACAAATTCTAGATATTGGGTTTGTATTATATGATATCAGCCAAAGTCCTGAAAATCCTAAAGAAATCTCCTTGAAAAATAAGGAAATTAAAGTGGTTTGTTTGAATTAACATATACTTCGCCAAACATATTTGAAGTAAATAGAGAGTATGCCTACGCTCCTTATATTAAGACTGCAAAAGGATACTATAAAGGAGAATTAAAACATTTCTCTGTTGATTTAATTAAAATCAACAATGATCAAATTTCTGTTGTTCCGGCAGGAAAGTCCTTTACTCTTCAAGGAGATTTTAGCCAAATGTCAAAAGACTTCTACCTTACGTTAACCTCACAAGATTATTACAACGTCCCACATACAGTTACACTACCATTTGAAGTGGCAAAAGATGCAAAAAGCATCAAAATCAAAGCTCCCAAACTAAATGTTTACCATGGTAAAGAATATGAAATTCTCCTAAATACCCAATCCAAGAATGGAGAAAATCATAAATCAAGGTTTTTTTCAACCTTGAAAATTTTAGCAAATATCGATACACCAAAGGTCAATGAAATTTATATTACTGATGATATTCCAATTACTGGTTATGCTTTACCTATAGAAAACAACCATGACCTAAAAATCACTATTGAAGGAAAAAACACTCCCCTATACAAGTGGAATGAAAATGACTGACTTTGATCTAGTTAAACAGGCAGAATACACTTGGTCTTATAATAATGGTTTAGAAACAATTGAATTGCCGAAAAAACTTCAATTAAAAAA
The Sphingobacterium daejeonense genome window above contains:
- a CDS encoding ligase-associated DNA damage response exonuclease: MLEFRREGIYCPQGKFYIDPWLPVDNAIITHAHSDHARIGMKKYLCHPLTEPILRLRLGSDIKVQTLNYNQEILMNGIKVSLHPAGHIIGSAQVRMEYKGKITVASGDYKVQADGISTPFEPVRCHEFITESTFGLPIYNWLSVEQMNQNLSDWVLNNQSNGITSILVGYALGKAQRIMKAVEGVGKIYVHYAIERINKAFIDSGIYLPDYETIDFSNKPKDLSNSIIIVPPSLFGSNMLKGIPKSYTAICSGWMQVRGARRWRSADAGFAISDHADWQGLLTAIKETNAEKVFVTHGFKSEFTRYLNEMGTEAFEITTEFGSNEEIDETIIKE
- a CDS encoding catalase, whose amino-acid sequence is MKKGKKPYAPHIDKHVVDNMNKVMTTNDGVPVYDNNNTLKVGDRGPSLQQDQIFFDKLMHFDRERIPERVVHARGSGAHGVFEATADISEYTSAAFLKKGTTTPVFARFSTVAGFKGSTDLARDVRGFSVKFYTEEGNYDFVGNNIPVFFIQDAMNFPDVIHAVKPEPNNEIPQAASAHDTFWDFISLMPEAAHMSLWVMSDRAIPRSLRMMEGFGVHTFKFLNAEGKSTFVKFHWKPRLGVHSVAWNEAQKISGFDADFHRRDLWEAIENGEFPQWDLGVQLIPEEDEMKFSFDILDPTKIIPEELVPVKIIGTMTLNRNPENFFAETEQAAFDPGRVVPGIDFSDDPLLQGRIFSYMDTQNYRLGGPNFHELPINRPINGKHNNQKDGFARMDILKGNTSYFPNSQGNGCPFQAMLKGETGYQTGKQQVDGKKVRARSSSFADHFTQARLFFNSLSPEEQNHVINAFSFELSKVNNEDIRKRELAILNQVDPKLAKAIGKNLGLTPMKSLDPLTLQFARQNHPNYPIKPNKPEVEKSEFLSMKVKGDEGNIRSRKIAFLVDDGVSKASVDRMKKRLEKDGAMAVLISSHVGNLKYKEGGEEPIQHSYLTDVSVCFDGFYTPDGDSVAKLAQNPDYLQFINEGYRHCKAIAFAKGAEQLAAKSFIEKDQGVIFESDPNWTDAFVNALKKHRVWERENPRKVPS
- a CDS encoding lipocalin family protein codes for the protein MKYSKYIKIALGSMILLSPFIFQACKSVKVPSGVKVVDNFDIKSYAGKWYEIARFDFKHEKDMDQVTAEYTLNEDGSVNVLNRGFDTVKSEWKESEGKAKFIGDENKGALKVSFFGPFYSGYNVVAMDPAYENVLVFGENTDYIWMLSRNKTMPESVKEKFMKIAKDAGYDLNRLVWTKQ
- a CDS encoding ATP-dependent DNA ligase, encoding MKVLAKLINALDSTNKTGSKIIAIEDFLEESTELDKYWFLRLFTGKRPRRSVKTSFMRQWATQISEVPDWLFQESYLAVGDLAETISLIIPPATKTIDKSLDEWMNEIISLPTKSENEVKSYIIDAWDHLDQTERFVFNKLLGSSFRIGVSSKSLINAFAKYYKVDANLVAHSLMSDWYPEKMKFEDFIKGDHININLSAPFPFCLANPLTDDLENLGKPDDWQIEYKWDGIRGQIIHRENETFIWSRGEEMVNEQFPELMNQFDTLNADFVIDGEIVPYDELGVMNFNQLQRRLNRKNIGKKLMEEVPIKFIAFDLLEIDREDIRHLPLSQRRERLSQLLQAIDSPNFIISKEIKVKDWEELKDIRENSGTINAEGLMLKAKDSEYQVGRKKGYWWKWKVDPMTIDAVLIYAQRGSGRRSGHYTDYTFAVKDGDKLVTIAKAYSGLSNVEIAEVSKFVRANSLEKFGPVRTVKPELVFEIAFEGIALSNRHKSGVALRFPRILRWRKDKLPHEIDDIEEIKKMIKS
- a CDS encoding pyridoxamine 5'-phosphate oxidase family protein, with product MAEKIIRDQEAHDKLKSIVDQIDIGTICTFNPHSSYPHGVPMSRQEVNEEGNIWYICSAESETHKNLEKNDKISVFYADPKNYTFLSINGTATLSRDQARIDRYWSKMMEGWFEKGKEDPNIKLLKVIPDEAHYWDSGSNKIATLFGMLKNAITGSNEDIGEEGELKL
- a CDS encoding ATP-binding protein gives rise to the protein MEKIKCEDEKIQFLGKIQDLGFIIFLNQTGIIEAVSDNISNYLSNHSPQTLIGKPILETYFGNFEEKDFIKNAIEEFKSSNDFKRITKLLEIEEQPFYLSISYSTDTMYLEFEKCINNDSSKTNIINNKLIELQNAEQDVWKVLSEILSQNLEVDRVMIYQFNEDSSGIVIAETLNRPNLDSYLGLNYPEFDIPKQARELYKTKHCRFIADTDSEGSTVVTLDNQEANLQEISIRRLSPIHLQYLKNAGFRSSISFSIIIKGELWGLVCCQHEEPKHIDLSIRNFSLMATNFAANKFQQLEDIERMAYLEEVQELELLLKEKVLLKSNIFHELKDFSKTLLHMLEADGIAIGFEDSIFLEGIHPEKESLRSQLPKLTELAKDHIYSTNALSNHLQLYEDFGRSIAGLSFAEIDSKKDFFIIWFRKEILLDREWAGKPEKYYEEDKLTGVVKPSPRTSFNVWREQVKGTSKKWSSKQMHFITRIRELLRDSMLNKAAEIDSLNTQLIEMNNALDTYAYTISHDLKNPLSAIKVSTEFLQYRQDVKPELLKKMSSNILDSVHIILNMLDKIHQFSKASSFNFEKEIVETENFVDEIIEMSKHRFGSNNVEVIVNNLLPVQGEKTLLYQLFLNIIGNAIKYSSKATSAKVIIDSFRTDNGIIYTISDNGIGMEEDELASIYEMFKRMSNSSGYEGSGIGMSIVKRIADKLGIDISIKSKLNEGTTVKLMFPA